CCCCTCAGAGACAGCGACCGCCCGATCTGCAAGTAAATAGGTCGCCTTTGTAATGTGTGTGAGCCCCCAATCCGGAAGCATGGACCTGGATCCAGCAATCGGGGAGACGTTGTGCTCGGATATCACAATCGGGGTGAACCCTCCAGTGATCACTTTGGCGAGTAGAGCAACACGATTGGGATAGGGAGCAGCTGAAAGAAGGACAGAAGTATGATGATGCCGTAGGTACGTAGCGAGGGAGGGGACACTCTCGACGAGGCCATTCGCCCTCAAGTTGAAGACCCGACAATCAGAGGGAAGGCTGCCTAGCAACTCTCCCTTCTTCTTCAGAAGTACAATGTCCGTATCTATTCCCCGGTTCAGAAATCCTTGGGCCAGGGCGACCATCACATGTTCTATACCACCGCCGACCAAGCTTCCCCAAAAGAGTGAAACTCGGGAGGGCCTTTCGCACATGATCACCAGCCATTCTTGATACGAGGCTCAGTTAAAAACCGGAGCAGAGGCACTCTCCTTCCCCAACGAGTTCAATCCGGTTTAGCTCATCTGATAGGCCTTGAGAATCAAGACTCAGCTCACCAAAACTACTCGACACTACTCAAAATATCGAGATACTGATCCGCCACCTGGTCTCTTCGAAACCGATCCAGCGCCGATTGGGGAGCGGGGTCAATGTCTCCGTCGAGGGCCTCCTCGATCGCCGCTGCCATCGCGTGTGGATCTTCGACCGGTACGAGCCGGCCGTGCTCTCCCCCTTCCAGGATTTCAGATGGACCGCTCAGGCAGTCCGTAGATACGACCGGTGTACCGCAGGCCATCGCTTCAACAAGCACATTGCCGAGTCCTTCCCACCGTGACGATAACACGAATACGGAGGCTCTAGACATGTACCTCAGTGGGTTCGATACAAATCCCGGCATCCAGACGTGATCGCTCACACCGAGGGCATCGGCCCGTCGTTCAAGGACTGTCCGCTTTTTGCCTTCGCCAAGAATGACGAGTCGAGCCCGATGGGTTCTCACCACTTCGGCGAACGCTCGGAGAAGGGTGGAAAAATTCTTCTGTTCGGCGAGTCTCCCAACTCCGAGAATCAAGGGAATACCACCATCCGAGAACCAAGGATGTTCGACGGTCTCCTCCGCACGTTCGAAGGTGTCCGGCCCAATCACAGGATTGTAGACCACCTCGAACTCTTTTCTGTTGAACCCCAGTGACCGACAAATGTCCTCAGCAACCCCCTTCGACACCGCAATCATGCGGTCCGCAAGCGGGTAGGTCCACTTCGTGAGTTGGTCGATGACCCAGTCGGGAAGACTGGAATTGGAAGTGGAAACCGACAGGGTGTTGCGTTCTGAAATCACGATCGGAGTGGAAGTCCGAGCGATCGTGCGTGCTAACACAGCAATCCGGTTCGTATAGCCTGCAGAAAGTAACACAGAGGGGCGTCGCTGGCGCAAGTATTGAGCCAATGCGGGTGGCCCCGTGATGATTTGTGAGGCTTCTAGGTCAAAAACTCGCGCTCCCGCCGGGACGTTGTTGACGAGTTCGCCCTTTTTTTCCATCAGGACGACATCCACTTCGATTCTACGTTCCAAAAATTCTTCGGTGAGGGCCAGCATCATATGCTCTATACCGCCACCTCCGAGCGTCCCCCAAAATAATGCAACTCGAGAAAGCTTGCTGCTCACAAAACTTTATGGTTGTCTAAGAAGGACTTCTCAGTTTAGACCTGAAGGACATGAGAAAGGTCGCACTACGGATCGTCTATTTTTTGACAGTATATCTCCCGCTAGAGGATTTTCTCCTCAAGTGGATCCCTGTTCCGTACCCGATTTACCTGGGACTTCGACAGGCATCCGACGCCCTCGTCCTGATTCTTGCCGGGATGGTGCTTGGCATGCGGTTTCGAGCCACTCGTCG
This is a stretch of genomic DNA from Salinibacter grassmerensis. It encodes these proteins:
- a CDS encoding glycosyltransferase; the protein is MSSKLSRVALFWGTLGGGGIEHMMLALTEEFLERRIEVDVVLMEKKGELVNNVPAGARVFDLEASQIITGPPALAQYLRQRRPSVLLSAGYTNRIAVLARTIARTSTPIVISERNTLSVSTSNSSLPDWVIDQLTKWTYPLADRMIAVSKGVAEDICRSLGFNRKEFEVVYNPVIGPDTFERAEETVEHPWFSDGGIPLILGVGRLAEQKNFSTLLRAFAEVVRTHRARLVILGEGKKRTVLERRADALGVSDHVWMPGFVSNPLRYMSRASVFVLSSRWEGLGNVLVEAMACGTPVVSTDCLSGPSEILEGGEHGRLVPVEDPHAMAAAIEEALDGDIDPAPQSALDRFRRDQVADQYLDILSSVE